CCCCTCAGCCAGCTCCGATGGTACCCTGAAAGACGGTGACCTCCGGCCCTATCTCCATAACTCTCTCTTTAGCTCTATCTGTAACGTTTAATTTAAGATCTCTCACAATCCACACCTCCATGGTATGATTTACTGGACCCATCATACCATGAGAGGGTATATGACGCAACACATATTTTGGTATTTCTCGTCAGTCCATAAAAAAATGTTCTAGATGCCCTGTAGGGAAGCTCTGAAAACTTACCTTCGAGTCCCCTCGGAGAGACCGTCCCGCCTACGCCCTGTTTCGCCCAATCGTATACTCGACCTGCCTGTTCCGTACGAACCGCCTCGGAGGGCACGTCCTGTGCCCCCTCGGCTTGGGGCGACGTCCTGTCGCCCCATTCGTACTACACGACGGCATGTCGAGTATACGGGCTCAAATGGGCTCCGTCGGGACGATCTCTCCGAGAAACAGAGTTTTTAGGGGATGCCCTATAGGGAATCCAGGTCCACCGATCTCTTTAGACAGGCCTGGACCATATCGTCGGTCAGAGGAGCCTCAAAAAACAGGTCTCCAGTGGCAGCCATGGAGAGGGATATGGACCGAGCGTGAAGCATAGGTCGTCTCTCCCTCTGGTGAGGAGGACCGTATTTGATATCCCCTAACAGTGGGTGACCTATATGGGCCATGTGGACCCTGATCTGGTGGCTTCGGCCGGTAACCAGAACCACCTCACAGAGAGTGCAACCCTCTCCACGGGCCAGAGGGGTGTACAGCGTAAGGGCATCCTGTCCTCTACGGTCGACTTCGACCTTGTTGCTATCCTGATCCTTTAGCAAAGGGGCATCAACCCGACCGGCCTCTTTTATATCCCCTGAGACCAATGCCCAGTAAGTCTTGGTGATCTCCCTGCCTCTCCACATAGAGGAGAGATCCCTCAATACCTTTCCCGACAGGGCAAGGATCATCACGCCGGAGGTATTTCTGTCCAGTCTATGGACCGCCTGAGGCTTGAACTCCCCCCCCATAGACTGGGCTCTGGTCACCACCGAGTCCCCTCCTTTGCTGTCAGGCTGGCTCAGAAGGCCGGGGGGTTTGTCTATTACCCAGATATGGTCGTCCCGATAGATAGTGTCCAGCGAACCGTAATTCGACAGGGGGACAGCCTCCTCCGCTGGCTCCCATGGGACCACCACCTCCTGGCCCTCGGCCAATCGCTGATCGAAGGCGGCTCTTACCCCATCCACTCGAACCTGTTTCTTTCTGAAGGCCTTCATCATGGCTCCAAGGGGCAGAGAGGGCCAGATACCTCTGATTACCTTATCCAACCGTCTGCCGTCCTGATGGGACGACACCTTAAACCGGTCCAAGCTATTACTCCTGATCGAGACGCCACTTCCAGAAGCGTCTCTGGGTGGAGTAGTTGAGCTCGGAGATTGAGTCCTCAGGAAGATCTCCGCCTTTAAGCTGGGAAACCGAGTCGCTCCAGCAAAATAGCTTAAAGTCAAGCTCGTCCGCCGCGGAGACCACCAGGGCCTCTGGGGTGGCAGGAAGGACAGGAGATCCGAACTCCCTATGGCCGTGGTGGCTCAAAAGTATATGCCCCAAGGCGGTTTTAGCGGTCACCGACAGGCCAAAGTCATCCGCTAGACGGTTGAAACGGCTGAAGCCCAGGGCAATATGGTCTATGACCGTCCCCTGAACTGTCATACCGGGACCGGGGTTCAGGACGTAGGCCTCCAGTTTCCCGAGGTCGTGCAGAAGCCCACCTGCTACCACCGTAGATTGATCGGGCCTGGCGGGCCCCTGAACCGCCTTGGCCATGGACAGTGCCAGCTCGGTCACGGTGATAGAGTGCTCCAGTAACCCATGGACATAGGCGTGATGGTGGGACACCGCGGCGGGCATTATCCTAAACTGCTTCCAGGTCTCTCCCTCTTTGTCGAAAAGGAATCTCAAAAATTCTCTAATCTCCCCGGAACAACCCTCCACCAGGAAGTCAAACCTCTCCTCCAGTTCCGAGGGATCTATGGGAGCGGTCTGAACGAAGGACTCGGGACGATACTCATCCTTATCCTGATCCACCAAATAGACCTGGCTGAAGTTGTATTGGCTCTTGCCCTTAAACTCCGCCACCGTCCCGTTGACCCCGATAGTGCTTCCCTTCAAGTTTGACACAAGGCTCGAAGAGGCTGGATCCTTTATCTCCGACTTCACGCCCTCTTTATAGTCCCACCACTGAGAGTTTCCCCAGACCTTGGCGTCTATGGCTCCGGTCTGATCCATTATGGTAAGGGTCCAGAAACTCTTCCCGTTTTTGTCCTTTTTCTCGTGTATCTCCAGCACCACTCCGACGGAGGAGAACTTCTCCCCCACAGGCAGCACCTTTATCTCCGCTACGCTCTTTCTGCTTTCAGCCATAAAACACACTCCCTTATATCCTGCTGGACCTTTCAGTATAGGACATGATATCCTAAAATGCGATGGGACACCTGTTTTTTATGCTAAAATTGATGTACAAAAGTTCACTCGAAAAGAGGTCTCG
The uncultured Dethiosulfovibrio sp. genome window above contains:
- a CDS encoding HD domain-containing protein, with protein sequence MAESRKSVAEIKVLPVGEKFSSVGVVLEIHEKKDKNGKSFWTLTIMDQTGAIDAKVWGNSQWWDYKEGVKSEIKDPASSSLVSNLKGSTIGVNGTVAEFKGKSQYNFSQVYLVDQDKDEYRPESFVQTAPIDPSELEERFDFLVEGCSGEIREFLRFLFDKEGETWKQFRIMPAAVSHHHAYVHGLLEHSITVTELALSMAKAVQGPARPDQSTVVAGGLLHDLGKLEAYVLNPGPGMTVQGTVIDHIALGFSRFNRLADDFGLSVTAKTALGHILLSHHGHREFGSPVLPATPEALVVSAADELDFKLFCWSDSVSQLKGGDLPEDSISELNYSTQRRFWKWRLDQE
- a CDS encoding RluA family pseudouridine synthase, coding for MDRFKVSSHQDGRRLDKVIRGIWPSLPLGAMMKAFRKKQVRVDGVRAAFDQRLAEGQEVVVPWEPAEEAVPLSNYGSLDTIYRDDHIWVIDKPPGLLSQPDSKGGDSVVTRAQSMGGEFKPQAVHRLDRNTSGVMILALSGKVLRDLSSMWRGREITKTYWALVSGDIKEAGRVDAPLLKDQDSNKVEVDRRGQDALTLYTPLARGEGCTLCEVVLVTGRSHQIRVHMAHIGHPLLGDIKYGPPHQRERRPMLHARSISLSMAATGDLFFEAPLTDDMVQACLKRSVDLDSL